A portion of the Betta splendens chromosome 2, fBetSpl5.4, whole genome shotgun sequence genome contains these proteins:
- the plaat1l gene encoding phospholipase A and acyltransferase 1, translated as MGLKNSHPKLFPGDIVEYPRNKYFSHFGIYYGERDGVPYVAHLTSRDSDNKLLLFGRALRSEVKLDPLDLLGKTYKVNNMLEDSYPARDFYSVVKPSIDDMLGREVTFDILFHNSEHQATLFRYGVKKSEQINKVYKHIMPAWKKLFDKKQL; from the exons ATGGGGCTG AAGAACTCCCACCCTAAGCTGTTCCCAGGAGACATTGTGGAGTATCCCAGGAACAAATACTTCTCACATTTTGGGATCTACTATGGAGAGAGGGACGGCGTTCCTTATGTTGCACACCTGACAAGTCGAg ATTCAGACAACAAGCTCCTGTTGTTTGGTCGtgctctgaggtcagaggtcaaactggATCCACTGGATCTGCTGGGGAAAACATACAAG GTCAACAACATGTTGGAGGACTCGTACCCGGCCAGAGACTTCTACAGTGTGGTGAAGCCATCCATCGATGACATGTTGGGCCGGGAGGTGACATTCGACATCCTGTTTCACAACAGCGAGCACCAGGCGACGCTGTTCAGATACGGAGTCAAGAAGTCTGAGCAG ATAAACAAGGTCTATAAACACATCATGCCGGCCTGGAAGAAGCTGTTTGACAAGAAGCAACTGTAA
- the ephx2 gene encoding LOW QUALITY PROTEIN: bifunctional epoxide hydrolase 2 (The sequence of the model RefSeq protein was modified relative to this genomic sequence to represent the inferred CDS: inserted 1 base in 1 codon), with amino-acid sequence MPEKKVVLFNFWGVVVPARDAVYNKVEETHKLPGGLLSSVASQADGAMIRAERGQLRLCEMIPALTDACVKEAGARGVTLPSDWSAGXLLKELEEAMLDVQPAVLKTAARLRRSGLLTAVLANHWIDDRSDGDAAARLLSLLGSHFDLVLQSCRVGHRVPESHLFTQALQHLGATSQQALWLDVDAEGVKAAEALGMKSISVRNLDDALDKLVAFTGVQAVHADPAPPACSPDNVAHGYVSIKPGVRTHYVEMGSGPPVLLCHGFPESWYSWRYQIPALAAAGFRVLALDMKGYGESTAPPEIEEYSQEQICKDLITFLDQLLIAQVTLVGHDWGGFLVWTMAQCFPERVRAVASLNTPLFRADPSVHPGERLKQIPIFDYQLYFQKPGAAEAELETNLERTFRIFFFSSSDMKTRPALTTAGVCARGGLFVGLPEQIPRSSMLTEADLQYYVSQYKENGFRRPLNWYRNGEANWKWMCSQPRGKLLMPALMVTAGKDPVLLPDFTKGMEDMIPNLKRGHVEECGHWTQMDEPEETNKILISWLKEIHKAAAKL; translated from the exons ATGCCTGAGAAGAAAGTGGTTCTGTTCAACTTCTGGGGAGTTGTTGTGCCCGCGCGTGATGCTGTTTACAACAAGGTGGAGGAGACGCACAAGCTCCCGGG TGGCCTTCTGTCCAGTGTGGCGTCTCAGGCTGATGGAGCCATGATCCGGGCGGAGAGAGGCCAGCTGAGACTGTGTGAG aTGATCCCAGCGCTCACAGACGCGTGTGTGAAGGAGGCTGGGGCGAGGGGCGTGACCCTGCCGTCGGACTGGTCGGCTG CTCTGCTGAAGGAGCTTGAGGAGGCCATGCTGGACGTCCAGCCTGCTGTGCTGAAGACGGCTGCCAGGCTGCGCCGCAGTG GGCTACTGACAGCTGTGTTGGCCAATCACTGGATCGATGACCGCTCCGATGGAGACGCAGCGGcccgtctcctctctctgctcggCAGCCACTTTGACCTGGTCCTCCAGTCCTGCCGTGTGGGCCACAGGGTCCCTGAGTCCCACCTGTTCACCCAAGCCTTACAGCACCTGGGAGCGACGTCACAGCAG gCGCTGTGGCTGGATGTGGATGCGGAGGGTGTGAAGGCAGCAGAAGCATTAGGGATGAAGAGCATCTCAGTGAGGAACCTGGACGATGCTCTGGACAAACTGGTCGCCTTCACTGGAGTTCAG GCGGTCCACGCGGACCCTGCTCCCCCGGCCTGCAGCCCTGACAACGTTGCTCATGGATACGTCAGCATCAAG CCCGGTGTGAGGACTCATTATGTGGAGATGGGCTCGGGTCCACCGGTTCTGCTGTGTCATGGCTTCCCAGAGAGCTGGTACTCGTGGAGGTACCAG ATTCCTGCCCTGGCAGCTGCAGGCTTCAGGGTGCTGGCTTTGGACATGAAGGGCTACGGGGAGTCCACCGCCCCTCCAG AAATTGAGGAATATTCTCAGGAGCAGATCTGCAAAGACCTGATCACGTTTCTGGACCAACTG TTGATAGCACAGGTCACACTGGTGGGTCACGACTGGGGCGGGTTTCTGGTTTGGACCATGGCTCAATGCTTTCCTGAGAGAGTCAG AGCGGTGGCGTCTCTGAACACTCCCCTGTTCCGGGCCGATCCCTCTGTTCATCCTGGAGAGAGGCTTAAACAGATTCCCATATTTGACTACCAGCTCTACTTCCAGAAACCA ggagcagctgaggcCGAACTGGAGACAAACCTGGAGAGAACCTTCAGGATTTTctttttcagcagcagtgacatg AAAACCCGTCCTGCTCTGACGACTGCAGGAGTTTGTGCTCGAG GAGGCTTATTTGTGGGTCTACCTGAGCAGATTCCCAGGAGCTCCATGCTGACGGAGGCGGACCTGCAGTACTATGTCTCCCAGTACAAAGAGAACGGATTCAG GAGGCCACTGAACTGGTATCGGAACGGCGAGGCCAACTGGAAGTGGATGTGCTCTCAGCCCAGAGGAAAG CTTCTAATGCCGGCGCTGATGGTGACGGCAGGTAAAGACCCCGTACTGCTGCCAGACTTCACCAAGGGAATGGAGGACATG ATCCCAAACCTGAAAAGGGGACATGTGGAGGAGTGTGGCCACTGGACTCAGATGGATGAACCAGAGGAGACCAACAAAATCCTGATATCATGGCTCAAAGAAATACACAAGGCTGCAGCCAaactgtga